In one window of Camelina sativa cultivar DH55 chromosome 15, Cs, whole genome shotgun sequence DNA:
- the LOC104745546 gene encoding ABC transporter C family member 3 (The sequence of the model RefSeq protein was modified relative to this genomic sequence to represent the inferred CDS: added 88 bases not found in genome assembly), whose amino-acid sequence MNFGGSTTGNGMLAMLLSFSESILPPDSTSFLLKPLFLTWVSGFLHAVLLLLLFCSFVRDKIRGNSNVTERLKDSRGFGFNSALFSSLALSLLNLVLMSLSGFYWYDSGWSDRDQLVFFLGFLLGLVSWGVLSICLHRCRGCEDKKAPFLLRVWLCFYLAVSCYSLVVNFVLYKRHETVSGHLLAYDVLAFSAALFLGYVAIFKKDRSNSNGVLEEPLLNGGDSSVVVGGGGVELNKTNGSGEATPYSRAGILSLLTFSWMSPLIEVGNKKTIDLEDVPQLHDNDSVVGLAPKFRSMLEASDGGERSGVTTFKLIKALFFSAQWEILVTAFFAFIYTVASYVGPALIDTFVQYLNGRRLYNHEGYVLVISFFVAKFVECLSQRHWFFRLQKVGIRMRSALVAMIYDKGLTLSCQSKQGSTSGEIINFMTVDAERIGDFSWYMHDPWMVLLQVGLALWILYRNLGLASIAALVATILVMLVNFPFGRMQERFQEKLMKAKDSRMKSTSEILRNMRILKLQGWEMKFLSKIFELRKSEEGWLKKYVYNSAVISFVFWGAPTIVSVCTFGACILLGIPLESGKILSALATFRILQEPIYNLPDTISMLVQTKVSLDRLATYLCLDNLQPDIVERLPKGSSDMAVEVINSTLSWDVSSANPTLKDINFKISPGMKVAVCGTVGSGKSSLLSSLLGEVPKISGSLKVCGTKAYVAQSPWIQSGKIEDNILFGKPMERERYDKVLEACSLSKDLEILSFGDQTVIGERGINLSGGQKQRIQIARALYQDADIYLFDDPFSAVDAHTGSHLFKEVLLGLLSSKSVIYVTHQVEFLPAADLILVMKDGRISQAGKYSDILNSGTDFMELIGAHQEALAVVGSVDANSVSEKSVLGEENVLGEENGAVRDALGFDGKQVSQDPKNDKVDSGEPQRQIVQEEEREKGSVSLDVYWKYITLAYGGALVPFILLAQTLFQLLQIGSNYWMAWATPVSKDVQAPVKLSTLMIVYVALAFGSSLCILVRATLLVTAGYKTATELFHKMHRCIFRSPMSFFDSTPSGRIMSRASTDQSSVDLEIPYQFGSVAITVIQLIGIIGVMSQVSWMVFLVFIPVVAASIWLQRYYIAAARELSRLVGVCKAPLIQHFSETISGATTIRSFSQESRFRSDNMRLSDGYSRPKFYTAGAMEWLCFRLDMLSSLTFVFSLVFLVSIPTGVIDPSLAGLAVTYGLNLNTLQAWLIWTLCGLENKIISVERILQYASVPSEPPLVIESNRPEQSWPSRGEVDIRDLQVRYAPHMPLVLRGITCTFKGGLRTGIVGRTGSGKSTLIQTLFRIVEPSAGEIRIDGVNILTIGLHDLRLRLSIIPQDPTMFEGTVRSNLDPLEEYTDDQIWEALDKCQLGDEVRNKEQKLDSSVSENGENWSMGQRQLVCLGRVLLKRSKILVLDEATASVDTATDNLIQKTLREHFSDCTVITIAHRISSVIDSDMVLLLSNGSIEEYDTPVRLLEDKSSSFSKLVAEYTTRSSSSFE is encoded by the exons ATGAACTTTGGCGGTTCCACGACGGGTAACGGTATGTTAGCAATGTTGTTATCGTTTTCGGAATCTATTTTGCCACCGGATTCTACGTCTTTCCTTCTGAAACCCCTTTTCCTTACATGGGTTTCTGGTTTCTTACACGCGGTTTTGTTGCTGCTCTTGTTTTGCTCATTCGTGCGTGATAAAATTAGGGGTAATAGTAATGTTACGGAGAGGTTAAAAGATAGTAGGGGTTTTGGGTTTAACTCGGCTCTGTTTTCTAGTTTAGCCTTATCTCTGCTTAATCTCGTGTTGATGTCGTTGAGTGGTTTCTATTGGTACGATAGTGGTTGGTCAGATCGTGACCAGCTAGTTTTTTTCCTCGGGTTTCTATTGGGATTGGTTTCTTGGGGGGTTTTGTCGATTTGTTTGCATCGCTGCAGGGGTTGTGAGGATAAAAAGGCTCCCTTTTTGCTTAGGGTATGGTTGTGTTTCTATCTCGCGGTTTCTTGTTACTCTCTTGTGGTAAACTTTGTTCTGTACAAGAGACATGAAACCGTATCTGGTCACCTTCTAGCGTACGATGTTCTTGCTTTTAGTGCTGCTTTGTTTCTCGGTTATGTGGCTATCTTCAAGAAAGATAGAAGCAACAGCAATGGAGTTTTGGAAGAACCTCTATTGAACGGTGGTGATTctagtgttgttgttggtggtggtggcgtTGAGTTGAATAAAACCAATGGGAGTGGTGAGGCTACTCCTTATTCGAGAGCTGGCATTCTCAGTCTTTTGACTTTCTCATGGATGAGTCCATTGATAGAAGTTGGAAACAAGAAGACCATTGATTTAGAAGATGTTCCGCAGCTTCATGATAACGACAGCGTGGTTGGGTTAGCTCCTAAGTTTAGGAGTATGCTTGAAGCATCAGATGGGGGAGAGAGAAGTGGCGTTACCACGTTCAAGCTTATAAAAGCGTTGTTTTTTTCGGCTCAGTGGGAGATTCTAGTGACAGCATTCTTTGCTTTCATCTACACGGTCGCGTCATATGTTGGGCCAGCACTCATTGATACTTTCGTTCAATACTTGAATGGACGTAGACTGTACAACCATGAAGGATATGTGCTAGtcatttctttctttgttgctAAGTTTGTGGAGTGCCTTTCACAGAGACATTGGTTCTTTAGGCTACAGAAGGTTGGCATTAGGATGAGATCAGCCTTGGTCGCGATGATATATGATAAGGGTCTGACCCTTTCATGCCAGTCAAAGCAAGGAAGCACAAGTGGGGAGATTATAAATTTCATGACGGTGGATGCTGAGAGGATTGGTGATTTTAGTTGGTACATGCATGACCCCTGGATGGTTTTGTTACAAGTCGGTCTGGCTCTGTGGATCTTGTATAGAAATCTTGGACTAGCATCAATAGCGGCTTTAGTTGCTACCATTTTAGTAATGCTTGTGAATTTTCCATTCGGGAGAATGCAAGAGAGGTTTCAGGAGAAGTTAATGAAAGCTAAGGATAGCCGGATGAAATCAACATCTGAGATCTTAAGAAACATGAGGATTCTCAAACTTCAGGGGTGGGAAATGAAGTTTCTGTCCAAGATTTTTGAGCTTCGGAAATCTGAGGAAGGGTGGCTGAAAAAGTATGTGTATAACTCGGCTGTTATAAGCTTTGTTTTCTGGGGGGCTCCTACTATTGTGTCAGTCTGCACTTTTGGTGCTTGTATACTTCTCGGTATTCCCCTTGAATCAGGAAAGATACTCTCCGCGCTTGCAACCTTCAGGATTCTACAAGAGCCTATCTACAATCTTCCCGACACTATCTCCATGCTTGTGCAGACAAAAGTCTCTCTTGATAGACTTGCAACCTATCTTTGTCTGGACAATTTACAGCCTGACATTGTAGAGAGGCTCCCCAAGGGAAGTTCAGACATGGCGGTCGAAGTGATCAACAGCACTTTATCTTGGGATGTCTCATCCGCTAACCCAACTCTAAAAGACATAAATTTCAAGATCTCTCCTGGGATGAAGGTTGCAGTTTGTGGTACTGTTGGCTCTGGAAAATCGAGCTTGCTTTCATCTTTATTAGGAGAAGTTCCCAAGATATCTGGAAGTCTTAAGGTTTGTGGGACAAAAGCATATGTTGCACAATCTCCTTGGATTCAGAGCGGTAAAATTGAGGACAACATCTTGTTTGGTAAACCTATGGAAAGAGAACGATATGATAAGGTGCTTGAAGCATGTTCTTTGAGTAAGGATCTGGAAATACTTTCATTCGGTGATCAGACAGTTATTGGAGAACGCGGCATCAATTTGAGTGGTGGACAAAAGCAAAGGATACAGATTGCACGCGCTCTCTACCAAGATGCGGATATATATCTGTTTGATGATCCTTTTAGTGCTGTGGATGCACACACAGGGTCACATCTCTTTAAG GAAGTCTTACTGGGGCTTTTGTCTTCCAAATCGGTTATATATGTAACCCATCAAGTTGAGTTCTTACCTGCTGCTGATCTTATACTG GTCATGAAAGATGGGAGAATCAGCCAAGCAGGAAAATACAGTGATATCCTCAACTCTGGAACTGATTTCATGGAGCTTATAGGCGCGCATCAGGAGGCTCTGGCAGTAGTTGGTTCTGTTGATGCCAATTCTGTTTCTGAGAAATCAGTTTTAGGCGAAGAAAATG TTTTAGGCGAAGAAAATGGTGCTGTGAGAGATGCTCTTGGTTTCGATGGGAAACAAGTAAGTCAAGATCCGAAGAATGATAAAGTAGATTCCGGGGAGCCCCAAAGACAAATTGTTCAAGaggaagagagggagaaaggTAGCGTCTCTTTGGATGTGTACTGGAAATATATCACACTAGCATACGGAGGAGCTCTTGTGCCTTTCATATTGTTGGCGCAAACTCTCTTTCAGCTTCTACAGATTGGAAGCAACTACTGGATGGCTTGGGCTACTCCTGTTTCTAAGGATGTGCAAGCTCCTGTGAAACTTTCCACGTTAATGATTGTGTATGTGGCTCTGGCCTTTGGAAGTTCCCTCTGCATTCTTGTTAGAGCCACACTTCTTGTCACCGCTGGTTACAAGACTGCTACTGAACTGTTTCATAAAATGCATCGCTGCATCTTCCGTTCTCCTATGTCTTTCTTTGATTCCACTCCAAGTGGAAGAATCATGAGTAGA GCTTCTACCGACCAATCTTCAGTGGATTTGGAAATACCGTATCAATTTGGATCAGTTGCTATCACAGTCATTCAGCTTATTGGAATCATTGGAGTAATGTCTCAGGTTTCTTGGATGGTTTTTCTCGTCTTCATCCCTGTGGTTGCTGCCTCTATATGGTTACAG CGGTATTACATAGCTGCAGCACGAGAACTTTCGCGGTTAGTTGGAGTATGCAAAGCCCCTCTGATTCAGCATTTTTCTGAAACGATCTCAGGGGCGACAACCATCAGGAGTTTCAGTCAAGAATCTAGATTCCGTTCTGACAACATGAGGCTAAGTGATGGTTACTCTAGGCCCAAATTCTATACAGCTGGAGCTATGGAATGGCTTTGCTTTCGCCTCGATATGTTATCATCACTTACATTTGTCTTTTCGTTGGTTTTCTTGGTCTCCATACCTACTGGAGTGATTGATCCAAGTCTCGCGGGTTTAGCAGTGACTTATGGACTCAATTTGAATACCCTCCAAGCTTGGCTGATCTGGACTCTCTGTGGACTTGAGAACAAAATCATATCGGTAGAGAGGATTCTTCAGTATGCAAGTGTTCCCAGTGAACCACCTCTTGTGATAGAATCAAACCGACCAGAGCAATCATGGCCGTCACGTGGTGAAGTTGATATCCGTGATCTTCAG GTCCGATATGCTCCACATATGCCTCTTGTGTTGCGAGGAATAACATGCACATTCAAAGGAGGTTTAAGAACAGGAATTGTTGGAAGGACAGGAAGCGGGAAATCGACTTTGATACAAACTCTGTTCCGCATTGTAGAACCTTCAGCTGGAGAAATCAGGATAGATGGAGTGAATATTTTGACCATTGGGTTGCATGACTTGCGTTTAAGACTAAGTATTATACCTCAAGATCCAACCATGTTTGAAGGAACAGTGAGAAGTAACTTAGACCCTCTTGAAGAGTACACAGATGATCAAATCTGGGAG GCTCTTGACAAGTGCCAACTAGGAGACGAGGTGAGGAATAAGGAACAAAAGCTCGACTCATCTGTGAGCGAGAATGGAGAGAATTGGAGTATGGGTCAGAGACAACTAGTATGTCTCGGGAGAGTTCTTCTGAAGAGAAGCAAAATCTTGGTGCTTGATGAAGCCACTGCTTCTGTTGACACAGCAACTGACAATCTGATTCAGAAAACTTTAAGAGAACACTTCTCAGACTGTACAGTGATAACCATTGCACACAGGATATCTTCAGTTATTGACAGCGACATGGTTCTGCTTCTAAGCAATG ATCTAGTTCCAGTTTCGAGTGA
- the LOC104745543 gene encoding ABC transporter C family member 7-like — translation MLAAMTGFKMATELFNQMHRCIFRASMSFFDATPIGRILNRASTDQSAVDLRLPSQFSILAITVVNILGIIGVMGQVAWQVLIVFFPVIAACTWYRRYYISAARELARLAGISRSPLVQHFSETLSGITTIRSFDQEPRFRTDIMRLNDCYSRLRFHAISAMEWLCFRLDLLSTVAFALSLVILVSIPEGVINPSFAGLAVTYALNLNSLQATLIWTLCDLENKMISVERMLQYINIPSEPPLVIESTRPEKSWPSRGEIIICNLQVRYGLHLPMVLHGLTCTFPGGLKTGIVGRTGCGKSTLIQTLFRIVEPTAGEIRIDGINILTIGLHDLRSRLSIIPQDPTMFEGTVRSNLDPLEEYADDQIWEALDKCQLGDEIRKKELKLDSTVSENGQNWSVGQRQLVCLGRVLLKRSKVLVLDEATASVDTATDKLIQETLRQHFSDCTVITIAHRISSVIDSDMVLLLDQGLIEEHDSPGRLLEDRSSSFSKLVAEYTASSDSRFKRSC, via the exons ATGCTGGCTGCGATGACTGGTTTCAAGATGGCTACTGAACTTTTCAATCAAATGCATCGTTGTATTTTTCGAGCCTCCATGTCATTCTTTGATGCTACACCAATCGGCCGAATTTTGAATAGA GCTTCTACAGACCAAAGTGCCGTGGATTTGAGATTGCCAAGTCAATTTTCAATTCTTGCTATCACTGTTGTAAACATTTTGGGGATTATTGGAGTGATGGGACAGGTTGCTTGGCAGGTCCTTATTGTCTTCTTCCCTGTCATTGCTGCATGCACCTGGTATCGG CGATATTACATATCTGCGGCTCGGGAACTCGCAAGATTAGCTGGAATAAGCAGATCGCCTTTGGTGCAGCATTTTTCTGAAACACTTTCAGGGATAACAACTATCAGGAGCTTTGATCAAGAACCAAGATTCCGCACCGACATCATGAGACTCAACGATTGTTATTCTCGGCTGAGGTTCCATGCCATTTCTGCTATGGAGTGGCTCTGCTTCCGTCTTGATCTCTTATCCACCGTAGCATTTGCGCTTTCCCTTGTTATCTTAGTTTCTATCCCCGAAGGAGTCATTAATCCAA GCTTTGCAGGATTGGCGGTTACATATGCTCTCAATCTAAATAGCCTGCAGGCCACTTTAATATGGACACTTTGTGATCTTGAGAATAAAATGATATCCGTGGAGAGAATGCTTCAATACATAAACATCCCAAGTGAACCACCTCTTGTGATTGAATCAACCCGGCCTGAGAAATCTTGGCCTTCTCGTGGAGAGATTATTATCTGTAATCTGCAGGTGCGATACGGGCTACATTTGCCTATGGTGCTACATGGACTGACATGCACTTTTCCAGGAGGTCTAAAAACTGGAATAGTTGGAAGAACAGGATGTGGCAAATCCACTCTAATTCAAACCCTTTTTAGGATTGTGGAACCTACTGCCGGAGAAATCAGGATTGACGGAATCAACATCTTGACCATTGGGCTGCATGACCTGCGTTCCAGACTAAGTATCATACCTCAAGATCCAACTATGTTCGAAGGCACGGTTCGTAGTAACTTGGACCCTCTTGAGGAATACGCTGATGACCAGATATGGGAG GCACTCGACAAGTGTCAACTTGGGGATGAAATAAGGAAGAAAGAACTAAAGCTAGATTCCACTG TTAGCGAGAATGGACAGAACTGGAGTGTTGGTCAGAGACAACTGGTGTGTCTGGGACGAGTCTTGCTCAAGAGAAGCAAAGTACTGGTTCTTGATGAAGCCACTGCTTCTGTGGATACAGCGACTGATAAACTGATCCAGGAGACACTGAGACAACATTTCTCGGACTGTACAGTGATAACAATCGCACACAGAATATCTTCTGTTATAGACAGCGATATGGTTCTGCTCCTAGACCAAG GGCTTATAGAAGAACACGACTCACCGGGAAGATTGCTGGAAGACAGGTCGTCTTCATTCTCAAAGCTTGTGGCAGAGTACACAGCTAGTTCGGATTCAAGATTCAAAAGAAGCTGTTAG
- the LOC104745545 gene encoding ABC transporter C family member 6: MENPIDFLLLEPIYFSVLSFFLNLVLLLLLFGSWVYKKKVACEYSDGFINEGIKKVSFLYNYKLVLLCCVSLSVFYSVLFLLSFFHWHTNGWVLLDLLFAALAWGAISIILRGVNNDSQEQKLPFLFKVWWVFYIIVSCYRLVAEFILYKKQELVSFHTVISDLVGVCTGLFLSCLCLWKNGEGERIDLLEEPLLSNVESSENEEVITPFAKAGILSLMSFSWMSPLVTLGNEKIIDSKDVPQVDRSDRAESLFWIFRSKLEWDDGERRITTFKLIMALFFSVWRDIVLSTLFASVYTLSCYVAPYLMDTFVQYLNGNRQYKNQGYVLVTTFFVAKLVECQTRRQWFFKAQKAGLGMRSVLVTMIYEKGLTLPCYSKQGHTSGEIINLMAVDVDRICAFTWFMHDPLILILQVSLALWILYKSLGLGSIAAFPATILVMLANYPFAKLEEKFQSSLMKSKDNRMKKTTEVLLNMKILKLQGWEMKFLSKILELRHIEAGWLKKFVYNSSAISSVLWTAPSFISATAFGTCILLKIPLESGKILAALATFRILQGPIYKLPETISMIVQTKVSLHRIASFLCLDDLQQDVVGRLPSESSEMAMEISNGTFSWDDSSPVPTLRDINFKVSQGMNVAICGTVGSGKSSLLSSILGEVPKISGHLKVCGRKAYIAQSPWIQSGKVEENILFGKPMEREWYERVLEACSLNKDLEILPFHDQTVIGERGINLSGGQKQRIQIARALYQNADIYLFDDPFSAVDAHTGSHLFKEVLLGLLKHKTVIYVTHQVEFLPEADLILVMKDGKITQVGKYNEILESGTDFMELVGAHTDALATVDSHEKGSASAESTMKKENELHHDEEKHEKDSGHKPSGQLVQAEEREKGKVGFTVYRKYMALAYGGAVIPFILVVQILFQLLNIGSNYWMTWVTPVSKDMEPPVSGFTLILVYVVLAIASSFCILVRALLVAMTGFKIATELFTQMHLSIFRASMSFFDATPMGRILNRASTDQSVADLRLPGQFAYVAIASINILGIIGVMVQVAWQVLIIFIPVVAACAWYRQYYISAARELARLAGISRSPMVHHFSETLSGITTIRSFDQEPRFRGDIMRLCDCFSRLRFHSYGAMEWLCFRLDLLSTIAFACSLVILVSAPEGAINPSFAGLAVTYALNLNSLQSTLIWTLCDLENKMISVERMLQYINISSEPPLVIESTRPEKSWPSRGEITICNLQVRYGPHLPMVLHGLTCTFPGGLKTGIVGRTGCGKSTLIQTLFRIVEPAAGEIRIDGGNILTIGLHDLRSRLSIIPQDPTMFEGTVRSNLDPLEEYTDDQIWEALDKCQLGDEVRKKELKLYSPVSENGQNWSVGQRQLVCLGRVLLKRSKVLVLDEATASIDTATDNLIQETLRQQFSDCTVITIAHRISSVIDSDMVLLLDQGLIKEHDSPARLLEDRSSLFSKLVAEYTASSDSGSKRNC, translated from the exons ATGGAAAATCCTATAGATTTTCTTCTCCTTGAGCCAATCTACTTTTCGGTGCTCTCCTTTTTCTTGAATCTGgtgttgttgcttcttctttttggttcatGGGTTTACAAGAAGAAGGTAGCTTGTGAATATAGTGATGGATTCATAAATGAAGGGATTAAGAAAGTTTCTTTCTTGTATAATTATAAACTGGTTCTTCTGTGTTGTGTGTCATTATCTGTGTTTTATTCTGTCTTGTTCTTGTTGAGTTTCTTCCACTGGCATACAAATGGTTGGGTTCTCTTAGATCTTCTGTTTGCTGCGCTTGCTTGGGGTGCCATCTCTATCATCTTGCGTGGCGTGAACAATGATTCTCAGGAGCAAAAGttaccttttttgtttaaagtCTGGTGGGTTTTCTATATCATTGTTTCTTGCTACCGTCTTGTGGCAGAATTCATTCTATACAAGAAGCAAGAACTGGTGTCATTTCACACTGTGATTTCTGATTTGGTGGGCGTTTGCACTGGcttgtttctctcttgtttgtgcttgTGGAAGAATGGAGAAGGGGAAAGGATCGACCTTCTCGAAGAACCACTCTTGAGTAATGTTGAATCTAGTGAGAATGAAGAGGTCATTACACCTTTTGCAAAAGCTGGGATCCTAAGTCTCATGAGTTTCTCTTGGATGAGTCCTTTGGTTACCTTAGGAAATGAGAAAATCATAGACAGCAAGGATGTTCCTCAAGTTGATCGTAGTGACAGAGCTGAGAGCCTATTTTGGATATTTAGGAGTAAGCTTGAATGGGACGATGGTGAAAGAAGGATCACCACATTTAAGCTAATCATGGCACTCTTCTTCTCAGTGTGGCGAGATATCGTTTTATCAACCCTGTTTGCTTCTGTCTACACGTTGTCTTGCTACGTTGCACCATATCTCATGGATACTTTCGTACAGTACCTGAATGGTAACAGACAATATAAAAACCAGGGTTATGTGTTAGtgacaactttttttgttgctaaGCTTGTGGAATGCCAAACACGGAGGCAATGGTTCTTCAAGGCGCAAAAAGCTGGGCTTGGGATGAGATCTGTCCTGGTTACGATGATCTACGAAAAAGGGTTGACACTTCCATGTTATTCGAAGCAAGGACACACTAGTGGCGAGATTATAAACCTCATGGCAGTAGATGTTGACAGGATCTGTGCTTTCACTTGGTTTATGCATGATCCATTGATACTTATTTTACAAGTTAGTTTGGCTTTATGGATCTTGTACAAAAGCCTCGGGTTGGGATCAATTGCAGCTTTTCCTGCAACTATTTTAGTTATGCTGGCAAATTATCCCTTTGCAAAGTTGGAAGAGAAGTTTCAGAGCAGTTTGATGAAGTCCAAAGACAACAGAATGAAGAAAACAACGGAGGTCTTACTGAACATGAAGATTCTCAAACTTCAGGGATGGGAAATGAAGTTCCTTTCTAAGATTCTTGAACTTAGACATATCGAAGCAGGCTGGCtaaaaaaatttgtgtataATTCATCTGCTATCAGCTCTGTTTTGTGGACTGCACCTTCTTTCATATCTGCAACTGCTTTTGGGACGTGTATATTACTGAAGATTCCTCTTGAATCAGGGAAGATACTCGCGGCTCTTGCTACTTTCCGGATTCTGCAAGGCCCAATCTACAAACTTCCGGAAACAATCTCGATGATTGTTCAGACTAAGGTATCTCTTCATAGGATTGCCTCTTTTCTCTGTCTCGATGATTTGCAGCAAGATGTTGTGGGGAGGCTTCCTAGTGAAAGTTCAGAAATGGCTATGGAAATCAGCAATGGTACTTTCTCCTGGGATGACTCTTCCCCAGTCCCGACATTAAGAGACATCAATTTCAAAGTATCTCAGGGCATGAATGTTGCTATTTGTGGTACTGTTGGCTCGGGGAAATCAAGTTTACTCTCATCCATACTGGGTGAAGTGCCCAAAATATCTGGACATCTTAAAGTTTGTGGAAGAAAGGCATACATTGCACAATCACCTTGGATCCAAAGCGGAAAAGTGGAAGAGAACATTCTGTTTGGTAAGCCGATGGAAAGAGAGTGGTACGAGAGGGTGCTTGAAGCATGTTCTTTAAATAAAGACTTGGAGATACTTCCGTTTCATGACCAGACAGTTATTGGGGAAAGAGGTATCAATTTAAGCGGTGGGCAGAAGCAGCGTATACAAATCGCCCGTGCTCTTTACCAAAACGCAGATATTTATCTGTTTGACGACCCTTTTAGTGCAGTAGACGCTCATACTGGATCACATCTCTTCAAG GAAGTTCTGCTGGGGCTTCTGAAACACAAGACAGTCATATATGTCACTCATCAAGTTGAATTTTTGCCTGAAGCTGATCTTATACTG GTCATGAAAGATGGCAAGATAACACAAGTGGGGAAATACAATGAGATTCTCGAGTCAGGAACAGATTTTATGGAACTTGTAGGAGCTCACACCGATGCCTTAGCAACAGTTGATTCACATGAAAAGGGATCTGCTTCGGCCGAATCAACtatgaagaaagaaaacgaattacaccatgatgaagaaaaacacGAGAAAGATTCGGGTCACAAGCCAAGCGGACAACTAGTTCAAGCAGAGGAAAGGGAGAAGGGCAAAGTTGGGTTCACTGTGTACCGAAAATACATGGCACTAGCATACGGAGGAGCAGTTATTCCTTTTATATTGGTAGTACAGATTCTCTTTCAGCTTCTAAACATTGGGAGCAACTACTGGATGACTTGGGTGACTCCTGTTTCCAAGGATATGGAACCTCCAGTGAGCGGCTTCACATTGATTCTAGTCTATGTAGTTCTAGCGATTGCGAGCTCCTTCTGCATACTCGTCAGAGCATTGCTGGTTGCGATGACTGGTTTCAAGATAGCTACTGAACTCTTCACCCAAATGCATCTCAGCATTTTCCGTGCCTCCATGTCATTCTTTGATGCCACCCCAATGGGTCGAATTTTGAATAGA GCTTCTACAGACCAAAGTGTCGCAGATTTGAGATTACCCGGTCAATTTGCATATGTTGCTATCGCATCTATCAACATTTTGGGAATTATCGGAGTGATGGTGCAGGTCGCTTGGCAGGTTCTTATTATCTTCATCCCTGTCGTCGCTGCATGTGCTTGGTATCGG CAATATTACATATCCGCAGCTCGAGAACTTGCAAGATTAGCTGGAATAAGCAGGTCTCCTATGGTACATCATTTCTCTGAAACACTTTCAGGGATAACAACGATCAGGAGCTTTGACCAAGAACCAAGATTCCGTGGTGACATCATGAGACTCTGCGATTGTTTTTCTCGGCTGCGGTTCCATTCGTACGGTGCAATGGAATGGCTCTGTTTCCGCCTTGATCTCTTATCCACTATCGCATTTGCTTGTTCACTTGTTATCTTAGTTTCTGCCCCTGAAGGTGCCATTAATCCTA GCTTTGCAGGTTTGGCGGTTACATATGCTCTCAATCTGAATAGCCTGCAGTCCACTTTAATCTGGACACTTTGCGATCTCGAAAACAAAATGATATCTGTGGAGAGAATGCTTCAATACATAAATATCTCCAGTGAACCACCTCTCGTTATTGAATCAACTCGGCCTGAGAAATCGTGGCCTTCTCGTGGAGAGATTACTATCTGTAATCTGCAGGTGCGATACGGGCCGCATTTGCCTATGGTGCTGCATGGACTGACATGCACTTTTCCAGGAGGTCTAAAAACTGGAATAGTGGGAAGAACAGGATGTGGCAAATCCACTCTAATTCAGACCCTTTTTAGGATTGTAGAACCTGCAGCTGGAGAAATCAGGATAGATGGAGGAAACATCTTGACCATTGGGCTGCATGACCTGCGTTCTAGACTAAGTATCATACCTCAAGATCCAACCATGTTTGAAGGCACGGTTCGTAGTAACTTGGATCCTCTTGAGGAATACACTGATGACCAAATCTGGGAG GCACTTGACAAGTGTCAACTTGGGGATGAAGTAAGGAAGAAAGAACTAAAGCTATATTCCCCTG TTAGTGAGAATGGACAGAACTGGAGTGTTGGTCAGAGACAACTGGTATGCCTGGGACGAGTCTTGCTCAAGAGAAGCAAAGTATTGGTTCTTGATGAGGCCACTGCTTCTATCGATACAGCTACTGATAATCTGATCCAGGAGACTCTGAGGCAACAGTTTTCGGATTGTACAGTGATAACAATCGCACACAGAATATCTTCTGTTATAGACAGCGATATGGTCCTGCTCCTAGACCAAG GTCTTATCAAAGAACATGATTCACCGGCGAGATTGCTTGAAGACAGGTCGTCATTATTCTCAAAGCTTGTGGCGGAGTACACAGCGAGTTCTGATTCCGGTTCCAAAAGAAACTGTTAG